A region of Clostridium acetobutylicum ATCC 824 DNA encodes the following proteins:
- a CDS encoding VOC family protein — MKFNCPLIVVNDINISRKFYEEVLCQKIKYDFGENVVYEGDFSLQLKSHFANMIDIDEKSIKFQSNGFELYFEEDNIEAFLNKLKQNKGINYIHSLLEHPWGQRVIRFYDPDMHIIEVGESMEGVIKRFFNEGMSIDEITKRTQHPLEFVKRVLHYKLT, encoded by the coding sequence ATGAAATTTAATTGTCCACTTATAGTTGTAAATGATATTAATATCTCAAGAAAGTTTTACGAAGAGGTATTGTGTCAAAAGATAAAATATGATTTTGGTGAAAATGTAGTTTATGAAGGGGATTTTTCTTTGCAGTTAAAATCTCATTTTGCAAATATGATTGATATAGATGAAAAAAGTATAAAATTTCAATCTAATGGTTTTGAATTGTATTTTGAGGAGGATAATATAGAAGCGTTTCTAAACAAGCTAAAACAAAATAAAGGTATTAATTATATTCACAGCTTGCTAGAACATCCGTGGGGACAGAGAGTTATTAGATTTTATGATCCGGATATGCATATAATAGAGGTTGGAGAAAGTATGGAGGGTGTTATTAAACGTTTCTTTAATGAAGGAATGTCCATTGATGAAATTACAAAACGCACTCAGCACCCTCTTGAGTTTGTAAAAAGAGTCCTACATTATAAATTGACTTAA
- a CDS encoding YdbC family protein codes for MAASIKFEIKEQIAVLSESSKGWKKELNLISWNGREPKYDLRDWDEEHSKMGKGITLSNEEVKRLKEILNEMNV; via the coding sequence ATGGCAGCAAGTATAAAGTTTGAGATAAAAGAGCAAATAGCAGTACTTTCAGAATCGTCGAAGGGCTGGAAAAAAGAATTGAATTTAATTTCTTGGAATGGAAGAGAGCCCAAATATGACTTAAGAGACTGGGATGAAGAACATAGTAAAATGGGGAAAGGTATAACTTTAAGTAATGAAGAGGTAAAAAGACTTAAAGAGATACTTAACGAAATGAATGTATAA
- a CDS encoding methyl-accepting chemotaxis protein yields MKLMDWKVSKKVGVCFLCIIACFTIIVLIDIFSMKNIDNSSSKVTENYMQSIINLHYINNDMYKLKIYANEHYTAPDDKTMSAIDDSIKSTRTNLKNNLNAFRMTLNEGEEKDVFNEVAELWEDYSKVYDKSMELSRENKNEEALKLYWEKMKGDSNKIQKKLDMMLKTNIDEASQQKTYIKTVTSRGEYFAVEGLIVADIIAIILLLSVNKLIARPIVKASRAIKEIISDIENNDGDLSKRIYVNTKDEIGELTLGVDAFIERLEDIIGKIRTSSATLEGSSKLLLEQISSSNIKVEETSATVQEIAAGMEETAASVEEINASTDDIENAVEKIALKAQSGSVATQKVNSKANEIKVKAVSSQKAASEIIQVVQENLEKALVKSKDVEKINLLTSSILEITEQTNVLALNAAIEASRAGEAGKGFAVVADEIKALAEDSGRIASEIQSINSIVIESVKNLAGDSKSVLDFISNQVIKDYDMFVGVSEEYTNDATAISQLMNNFNDTADQLKTSVNGIVIAINEVSRTINEGAVGTQNIAEKASQLSNGLNQIQNKMKAGTDAIVVLNETTSMFS; encoded by the coding sequence ATGAAGTTAATGGATTGGAAAGTATCTAAGAAAGTAGGTGTTTGTTTTTTATGTATAATAGCATGTTTTACAATAATTGTACTTATTGATATATTTTCTATGAAGAACATAGATAATTCGTCATCAAAGGTTACAGAGAATTACATGCAAAGTATCATTAATCTTCATTACATAAATAATGATATGTATAAATTAAAAATATATGCAAATGAACACTATACCGCTCCAGATGATAAGACTATGTCAGCCATAGATGATAGCATAAAGAGTACAAGGACTAATTTGAAAAATAACTTAAATGCATTTAGAATGACACTAAATGAGGGAGAGGAAAAAGATGTATTTAACGAGGTTGCGGAATTATGGGAGGATTATTCAAAGGTATACGACAAAAGTATGGAGTTATCACGTGAGAATAAAAATGAAGAAGCTTTAAAACTTTATTGGGAGAAAATGAAGGGAGATTCTAATAAAATTCAAAAAAAATTAGATATGATGTTAAAGACAAATATTGACGAAGCTTCTCAGCAGAAAACTTACATAAAAACGGTTACTAGCAGGGGAGAGTACTTTGCAGTTGAGGGACTAATAGTTGCAGACATTATAGCAATTATACTTTTATTATCAGTAAATAAGTTAATTGCTAGGCCTATAGTCAAGGCAAGTAGAGCAATAAAAGAAATTATTTCTGATATTGAAAATAATGATGGAGATTTGTCAAAAAGAATTTATGTTAACACGAAAGACGAAATTGGAGAGTTAACGCTTGGAGTAGATGCATTTATTGAAAGATTAGAAGATATAATAGGAAAAATACGAACTTCATCAGCTACTTTGGAGGGATCATCAAAATTACTCCTTGAACAAATTAGTTCTTCGAATATAAAAGTAGAAGAAACTTCGGCTACAGTTCAAGAAATTGCTGCTGGTATGGAAGAAACTGCAGCCTCAGTAGAAGAAATCAATGCATCCACAGATGATATTGAGAATGCGGTGGAAAAAATTGCACTAAAAGCACAAAGTGGGTCAGTAGCAACACAAAAAGTAAATTCTAAAGCAAATGAAATAAAAGTTAAAGCTGTAAGTTCGCAGAAGGCCGCAAGTGAAATCATACAAGTAGTGCAGGAAAATTTAGAGAAGGCACTTGTTAAATCAAAAGATGTAGAGAAGATAAACTTGTTAACTAGTTCCATATTAGAAATAACAGAACAGACGAATGTACTTGCCTTAAATGCTGCAATAGAGGCTTCGAGGGCAGGAGAAGCAGGAAAAGGATTTGCTGTAGTGGCGGATGAAATTAAGGCACTTGCAGAGGATTCAGGAAGAATAGCAAGTGAAATACAAAGTATAAATAGTATAGTAATAGAATCAGTTAAAAATCTTGCAGGGGATTCTAAAAGTGTTTTAGATTTTATTAGTAACCAGGTAATAAAGGATTATGATATGTTTGTAGGTGTATCTGAGGAATATACAAATGATGCAACAGCTATAAGTCAGTTAATGAATAATTTTAATGATACTGCTGATCAACTGAAAACGTCTGTTAATGGTATAGTTATAGCTATAAATGAAGTTTCTAGAACTATAAATGAAGGAGCAGTTGGAACGCAAAACATTGCAGAAAAAGCATCTCAATTATCTAATGGTTTAAACCAAATACAAAATAAGATGAAGGCTGGTACAGATGCTATAGTGGTACTTAATGAAACCACATCTATGTTTTCTTAA
- a CDS encoding helix-turn-helix domain-containing protein, whose protein sequence is MFNKDRIEFYMTKKGWTKYRLAKEANIGQSTLSEILSGKKKNPSINTLQKIASVLDVTVDKLTDEQNTSGSLTSNENFQENSNDFEEFKTPEAAMQFIVKQPALAAYGGYDINKMTNNEILEFANELLSQLKLLGYKYKK, encoded by the coding sequence ATGTTTAACAAAGATAGAATCGAATTCTATATGACTAAAAAAGGTTGGACTAAATATAGACTTGCAAAAGAAGCTAATATAGGTCAGTCGACGTTATCTGAAATATTAAGTGGCAAAAAGAAAAATCCCAGTATAAATACACTACAAAAAATAGCTTCTGTCTTAGATGTAACTGTAGATAAACTTACAGACGAGCAAAATACCTCTGGATCACTAACTTCTAATGAAAATTTCCAAGAAAATTCAAATGACTTTGAAGAGTTTAAAACTCCTGAAGCAGCTATGCAATTTATTGTAAAACAACCTGCTTTAGCTGCTTATGGTGGTTATGACATAAATAAAATGACCAACAATGAAATACTTGAATTTGCCAATGAGCTTTTAAGTCAGCTAAAATTACTAGGCTATAAGTATAAAAAATAA
- a CDS encoding DUF6803 family protein produces the protein MNMTHYMSLLSQNQPWNLIIFMAIPVICAETLTITEFFIIFNRVQRGGLKTLNKIVGIFAGIYFTGIFIYLMLTAVIPLTSTGGWHTWVDIVAVGFYLSGVIFLLPIALMELGLIFRNKTANEKMKIHFMLVGGFLVVAHIAMIFGMVNPEIIGKMPNMAM, from the coding sequence ATGAACATGACACATTATATGTCTCTACTTTCACAAAACCAGCCTTGGAACTTAATTATTTTTATGGCTATACCAGTAATCTGTGCTGAAACTCTTACAATTACTGAATTTTTTATCATCTTCAACAGAGTACAAAGAGGCGGTCTTAAAACTCTGAACAAAATTGTTGGTATATTTGCTGGTATTTATTTTACTGGAATCTTTATATATCTAATGCTTACAGCCGTAATACCACTAACTTCTACCGGTGGCTGGCATACTTGGGTTGATATTGTTGCTGTTGGTTTCTACCTGAGTGGAGTTATTTTCCTGCTTCCTATAGCCTTAATGGAGTTAGGCTTAATATTTAGAAATAAAACAGCAAATGAAAAAATGAAAATACATTTTATGCTTGTTGGCGGTTTTCTTGTTGTAGCTCATATAGCTATGATATTCGGTATGGTAAATCCAGAAATTATAGGAAAAATGCCAAATATGGCTATGTAA
- a CDS encoding ImmA/IrrE family metallo-endopeptidase, with translation MEWIDNIILGLVSNFKTRDVHELCDCLNIKVIKLPFNNILLRKKDALYYRDYQNNEIIFIKDNLPLSLEKFILSHELGHALCNPDLLCAAFTFSNKGKFERQANYFAFKLINIKFDEIELEGMSLEQIAALTQIPYNVLSQFIM, from the coding sequence ATGGAATGGATTGATAACATAATCCTAGGATTGGTATCTAATTTCAAAACTAGAGACGTGCATGAACTTTGCGATTGTTTAAATATTAAAGTAATAAAGCTTCCTTTTAACAATATACTTCTTAGAAAAAAAGATGCTCTTTATTATAGGGATTATCAAAATAATGAAATTATCTTTATAAAAGACAACTTACCTTTGTCTTTGGAAAAATTTATTCTATCTCACGAACTAGGTCATGCTTTATGTAATCCAGATTTACTTTGTGCTGCATTTACTTTCTCAAACAAAGGTAAATTTGAAAGACAAGCTAATTACTTTGCATTCAAGTTAATCAATATTAAATTTGACGAAATTGAACTAGAAGGAATGTCTTTAGAGCAAATTGCTGCTCTAACTCAGATTCCTTATAATGTTTTAAGTCAATTTATAATGTAG
- a CDS encoding DUF4064 domain-containing protein, with product MFVEDKRTVEFVLGLIGGIFGIISGIGAVGLGGLGSAVGASGSTTVGGLGIVAILFSVLGIVGAVFVRTKGKLGGAFMIIAAIGGFICISYFYILPGVLLIIPGLMGLLKKNQSISKK from the coding sequence ATGTTTGTGGAAGATAAAAGAACTGTTGAATTTGTTTTGGGTCTTATAGGAGGAATATTTGGTATAATTTCAGGAATAGGGGCAGTTGGTCTTGGAGGACTAGGATCCGCTGTTGGAGCCAGTGGTTCAACAACTGTTGGAGGGCTAGGTATTGTAGCTATATTATTTTCTGTATTAGGTATAGTGGGTGCAGTATTTGTTAGAACAAAGGGAAAATTAGGCGGAGCATTTATGATTATAGCTGCTATTGGAGGCTTCATATGTATATCCTATTTTTATATTCTCCCTGGAGTACTTTTAATAATACCTGGTTTAATGGGATTATTAAAGAAAAACCAAAGTATTAGTAAGAAATAA
- a CDS encoding glycosyl hydrolase: MILNKRKKVLISMVTMVGILSPLANSKVYAIPTTCNSGIFVGRAENLDAIDIMKDPNYTGKVSIVGFDVANCSDNNSDDNHKNHNETAIGNGPTPKWHNSNYTSDFLNVAQQGKDTMISATLPNPVPSQEIGSVGQIAYGSQISDADFKELASVDIKNINQSSPYFVRNYGQMVSKLGDIIEKYHTELMDSNGNATIYLRPFHEMNSPWLWWGFKNQDDFKNLWIHLHNYLVNDRKFTWLKFCFAASAGDPSLDPAHVKGANSYYPGNNYVDTVALDGYSDDPSNDSGIKKQYAELTATGKPFGFAELGAKVDGDFVNVPNERTQQNVETRPFNYQKWSDAIQKYYSNAKYCIVFGGAYDPRNNLHGTSLFSNSQEPNTSINYQAHVQNIGWQDSVQDGDAAGTIEKALRMEAIKINYPNNAGLHVEYSAQVQNKGWMPAVRDGAIAGTVQEGLRMEAIKISLKDSLGNVSNDYSVYYRAQVQNKGWMPWVKNGAIAGTVQEGLRMEAIEIYVVKNNTPVANFMDNKVANAQ; encoded by the coding sequence ATGATATTAAACAAAAGAAAAAAAGTATTGATAAGTATGGTGACAATGGTGGGTATACTATCACCATTAGCTAATAGCAAAGTTTATGCAATTCCAACAACATGTAATTCAGGAATATTTGTTGGTAGGGCTGAAAATTTAGACGCTATAGATATTATGAAAGATCCTAACTATACTGGAAAAGTAAGTATAGTTGGGTTTGATGTGGCTAATTGTTCGGATAATAATAGTGACGATAATCATAAGAATCATAATGAGACAGCAATTGGTAATGGCCCTACGCCAAAATGGCATAACTCTAATTATACATCTGATTTTTTGAATGTGGCACAACAAGGAAAAGATACAATGATATCAGCTACATTACCCAACCCTGTTCCTAGTCAAGAAATTGGTTCAGTAGGTCAGATAGCCTATGGTTCGCAAATATCCGATGCTGATTTTAAAGAATTAGCTAGTGTAGATATTAAAAATATAAATCAGTCAAGTCCTTACTTTGTTAGGAACTATGGACAAATGGTTAGCAAATTAGGAGATATAATTGAAAAATATCATACAGAGCTTATGGATAGCAATGGTAATGCAACCATATACTTGAGACCCTTTCATGAAATGAATTCACCTTGGTTATGGTGGGGATTTAAAAATCAGGATGACTTTAAAAATCTTTGGATACATCTTCATAACTACTTAGTGAATGATCGTAAGTTTACTTGGTTAAAATTCTGCTTTGCTGCTAGTGCTGGAGATCCTAGCTTAGATCCAGCACATGTCAAGGGTGCAAATTCATATTATCCAGGAAATAATTATGTGGATACGGTAGCTTTAGATGGATATAGTGATGATCCTTCAAACGATAGCGGAATAAAAAAACAATATGCAGAACTTACAGCAACAGGAAAACCATTTGGATTTGCTGAACTTGGTGCTAAAGTTGACGGGGATTTTGTTAATGTCCCGAATGAAAGGACTCAACAGAATGTTGAAACAAGACCATTTAATTATCAAAAATGGAGTGATGCTATTCAAAAGTATTATTCTAATGCTAAATATTGCATAGTATTTGGTGGTGCATATGACCCTCGTAATAATCTTCATGGAACTTCACTTTTTAGTAATAGCCAGGAACCAAATACAAGTATAAATTATCAAGCGCATGTTCAGAATATAGGATGGCAAGACTCTGTACAAGATGGTGATGCAGCAGGAACAATTGAGAAAGCCTTAAGAATGGAAGCTATAAAAATTAATTATCCTAATAATGCAGGTTTACATGTAGAATATAGTGCACAAGTTCAGAATAAAGGTTGGATGCCAGCAGTAAGAGATGGAGCTATAGCAGGAACAGTTCAAGAGGGATTAAGAATGGAGGCTATAAAAATTTCTCTAAAAGATTCTTTGGGGAATGTTTCAAATGATTATTCTGTATATTATAGAGCACAAGTTCAGAATAAGGGATGGATGCCATGGGTAAAAAATGGAGCTATAGCAGGAACAGTTCAAGAAGGATTAAGAATGGAAGCTATAGAGATATACGTTGTTAAGAATAATACACCTGTAGCTAATTTTATGGATAATAAAGTAGCAAATGCTCAATAA
- a CDS encoding Ig-like domain-containing protein, whose product MYDTVVEYNNISTGITLNKTTDELVVGDTDTLIAAVTPDDIASKGVTWSSSDSSVASVDKTTGKVTAVSAGTVTITATTIDGKTQACTINVKAQIDTTAVLTLKMVDGSLEKYYLSKSGVDDFVTWYKNRSNGTGNAYYVFTAKPTPPYTYETHTVAFDKIVSYEIQE is encoded by the coding sequence ATGTATGACACTGTAGTTGAGTACAATAACATAAGTACGGGAATAACTTTAAATAAAACTACAGATGAACTTGTAGTGGGTGACACAGATACTCTTATAGCTGCAGTGACACCAGATGATATTGCAAGTAAAGGGGTAACTTGGAGTTCAAGTGATTCATCCGTAGCGAGCGTAGATAAAACAACAGGAAAGGTAACAGCGGTAAGTGCAGGAACAGTAACTATAACTGCAACAACCATTGATGGTAAAACTCAGGCATGTACAATTAATGTAAAAGCTCAAATAGATACAACAGCAGTATTAACTTTAAAAATGGTAGATGGAAGTTTAGAAAAATATTATTTGTCTAAATCAGGTGTAGATGATTTTGTAACATGGTATAAAAACAGATCCAATGGAACCGGAAATGCATATTATGTATTTACTGCTAAGCCAACGCCTCCATACACGTATGAAACACATACTGTAGCTTTTGATAAGATAGTTTCATATGAAATTCAAGAATAA
- a CDS encoding glycosyl hydrolase yields the protein MTFNKRKRTIISLLATTLILSPLVTNKVYAVPTTCTSGAFLGWGNNLDNPSIMNDAAYTGKVNIVSFDLATFNNANYEGSISGDSAAKVAPLGKDTIISAEMPNPAGGDTHSDISDQDFATVANTKIQDINTSSSLLLQNYKTMISRIGDEIYNYHQKLNTYNANATIYYRPFHEMNASWFWWGEHDSNQFKQLWINIHDYLVNTRGLSWLKFCYSANESITTDSNVKDALDYYPGGQYVDNVGLDGYSDDPENDGDVKKTYAELVGGTYNGQTYQGLGKPFGFTELGPKVGGDYVDTNNRQIRPFDYQKLSNAIEKNYPKAGYSIVFDGAYDPRNNIHGTSLFNGAEKEDGSLSYEAHVQNIGWQSNVSDGDTAGTVGQGLRMEAIKINYNNNLGLHLHYQTHVQNYGWMSEVKDGELAGTTGQSLRTEAIKIMLKDSSGNNASNYSVYYRTQVENIGWTPWKKNGDVSGTTGKGLRMESLQIYVIKNGTGAAQAMEKLIQSGK from the coding sequence ATGACATTTAACAAAAGAAAAAGGACTATAATAAGTCTTCTAGCGACGACACTTATACTCTCGCCATTAGTTACTAACAAAGTTTATGCGGTCCCAACAACATGTACTTCAGGAGCATTTCTTGGATGGGGAAACAATCTGGATAATCCGTCCATTATGAATGATGCTGCATATACAGGGAAAGTAAATATTGTTTCTTTTGATCTTGCTACTTTTAATAATGCAAACTATGAAGGCTCTATCAGTGGAGATAGTGCTGCTAAGGTTGCGCCACTTGGAAAGGATACTATTATATCAGCAGAAATGCCTAACCCAGCTGGGGGAGATACACATTCAGATATATCTGACCAAGATTTTGCAACTGTAGCTAATACAAAAATTCAAGATATTAATACATCGAGTTCTTTGCTTCTTCAAAACTATAAAACAATGATTTCTAGAATAGGTGATGAGATTTATAATTATCACCAAAAATTAAATACATACAACGCTAATGCAACTATTTACTATAGACCTTTCCATGAGATGAACGCAAGTTGGTTTTGGTGGGGAGAGCACGACAGTAATCAATTTAAACAGCTTTGGATAAATATTCATGACTATTTGGTAAATACTCGTGGTTTAAGTTGGTTGAAGTTCTGCTACTCTGCAAATGAAAGTATTACTACTGATTCTAATGTTAAAGATGCACTTGATTATTATCCAGGTGGACAATACGTAGATAATGTAGGATTAGACGGATATAGTGATGATCCTGAAAATGATGGAGATGTAAAGAAAACATATGCTGAGCTTGTTGGTGGAACATACAATGGACAAACTTATCAAGGACTTGGGAAACCATTTGGATTTACTGAGCTTGGACCAAAGGTTGGTGGAGACTATGTTGACACCAATAATAGGCAGATAAGACCATTTGATTATCAAAAATTGAGTAATGCCATTGAAAAAAACTATCCTAAAGCAGGATATTCAATAGTATTTGATGGAGCTTATGATCCTCGAAACAATATTCACGGAACTTCCCTTTTTAACGGTGCTGAGAAGGAAGATGGAAGTCTTAGCTATGAGGCCCATGTTCAAAATATAGGTTGGCAGAGTAATGTAAGTGATGGGGATACAGCAGGAACTGTTGGACAAGGATTACGTATGGAAGCCATAAAAATTAATTATAACAATAATTTAGGCCTTCATCTTCACTATCAAACACATGTCCAAAATTATGGATGGATGTCAGAGGTAAAAGATGGTGAACTTGCAGGAACAACAGGACAGAGCTTAAGAACTGAAGCTATAAAAATTATGTTAAAGGATTCTTCAGGAAATAATGCATCAAATTACTCAGTATATTATAGAACTCAAGTTGAGAATATAGGGTGGACACCTTGGAAGAAGAACGGTGATGTATCAGGAACAACTGGAAAGGGATTAAGAATGGAATCTCTTCAAATATATGTTATTAAAAATGGTACAGGTGCTGCGCAAGCTATGGAAAAGTTAATACAGAGTGGAAAATAG
- a CDS encoding sigma factor-like helix-turn-helix DNA-binding protein, which yields MRNGCKEMERLLWDYRNIKAEIKNLELEIEASKENYEGLIAVSYKEKTAATNKFNSVVENEVLTRENKVLNLEKRKRIKEIQIEKVDNAIDTLSDNERRIIELRYFYRLQFKQISERLNLNETYCMQLKSKTLYKLETLVFI from the coding sequence TTGAGGAATGGTTGTAAGGAAATGGAAAGGCTTTTATGGGATTATAGAAATATAAAAGCTGAAATAAAAAATTTGGAGCTTGAAATTGAAGCTTCAAAAGAAAATTATGAAGGACTAATAGCTGTTAGCTATAAAGAAAAAACAGCAGCTACGAATAAATTTAATTCTGTTGTAGAAAACGAAGTGTTAACTAGAGAAAACAAGGTACTTAATCTTGAAAAGAGAAAAAGGATTAAAGAAATACAAATAGAGAAGGTGGACAATGCTATTGATACTCTTTCTGATAATGAAAGGAGAATTATAGAACTTAGGTATTTTTATAGGCTTCAATTTAAGCAAATATCAGAGAGACTTAATCTAAATGAAACTTATTGTATGCAATTAAAATCAAAAACACTATATAAACTAGAGACACTTGTGTTTATATAA
- a CDS encoding methyl-accepting chemotaxis protein, producing MKSGGIKANLSLLVIFMLIFAVGLGGFSFYSLNNIKSESEKNVATVSKYVVLVDGSREAQVTFKKQVQSWKDLLLRGSDEAKYNTYFKEFTEYNEKVTKQLEELKGTMKELGLDTNQIDKVSSEINQLQENYSNALKSYDKNNKDSYKIVDALVKGMDRAPTNDMDTLVGSIRKNSETQIANMKTISENKNKKLAIELFAIIAISMCIVGLLTLITLKTYKSIEKFIEQFKALMKKAGDGDLTVEGEVFSNNELGDLTINFNEFIKKIKALILQTKDLSDLLAASSNEILRGADETVKTSYEIAETISQVADGATKQSALANQGNDMVVNVTKDLNKVTETTKSMKELAIETDKVLTDGISSIKTQNEKMEESKKTTKDVSEAILNLSSKSSKIAEFVEVINGISSQTNLLALNASIEAARAGEVGKGFAVVADEIRMLAESSSTSTTQIEELIKVIQSAINETVLKMKKFEKSMEEQIEAIKNTESTFWEIKDSTSKVANKVIDVSNSTQVIDENSIALERAISNISSVVEQNAAASEEVAASTEEQVSSLEEISTLINDLSKSSDNLKNLLEIYKVK from the coding sequence ATGAAAAGCGGTGGCATTAAAGCTAATCTATCTTTGTTAGTAATTTTCATGTTGATATTTGCAGTAGGTTTAGGAGGCTTTTCCTTTTATTCATTGAATAATATTAAAAGCGAAAGCGAGAAAAATGTAGCTACTGTTAGTAAATATGTTGTTTTAGTAGACGGTTCTAGAGAGGCACAAGTAACCTTTAAAAAGCAAGTACAGTCATGGAAAGATTTATTATTAAGGGGTTCTGATGAAGCTAAGTATAATACTTACTTTAAAGAGTTTACAGAGTACAATGAAAAGGTGACAAAGCAATTAGAGGAATTGAAAGGTACTATGAAGGAATTAGGACTAGATACTAATCAAATTGATAAAGTGTCATCAGAAATTAATCAGCTTCAAGAGAATTATTCAAATGCACTGAAAAGTTATGATAAAAATAATAAGGACAGTTACAAAATTGTTGATGCTTTAGTTAAAGGAATGGATAGAGCTCCAACTAATGATATGGATACTTTGGTTGGATCAATTAGAAAGAACTCAGAGACTCAAATAGCTAACATGAAGACAATATCAGAAAATAAAAATAAAAAATTAGCCATAGAGTTATTTGCTATTATTGCTATAAGTATGTGTATAGTTGGTTTACTTACACTCATTACATTAAAAACTTATAAGAGCATTGAAAAGTTTATAGAACAATTTAAAGCGCTTATGAAAAAGGCAGGAGATGGTGATCTTACTGTAGAAGGAGAAGTTTTTTCTAATAATGAATTAGGGGACTTAACAATTAATTTTAATGAGTTTATTAAAAAAATTAAAGCTTTAATATTGCAAACAAAAGATTTGAGTGATTTACTAGCAGCTTCATCAAATGAGATTCTTAGGGGGGCTGATGAAACGGTTAAAACTTCATATGAAATAGCAGAAACAATATCACAAGTTGCGGACGGTGCTACAAAACAATCTGCTCTAGCTAATCAGGGAAATGATATGGTGGTTAATGTTACAAAGGATTTAAATAAAGTTACTGAAACTACCAAGTCCATGAAGGAATTAGCAATAGAAACAGATAAAGTACTTACGGATGGTATCTCAAGTATTAAAACGCAGAACGAAAAAATGGAGGAAAGTAAAAAGACTACAAAAGATGTTTCAGAGGCTATATTGAATCTTTCTTCAAAATCATCTAAAATAGCAGAATTTGTTGAAGTAATCAATGGAATTTCTTCTCAGACAAATTTACTGGCCTTAAATGCATCTATAGAAGCGGCAAGAGCAGGAGAAGTTGGTAAGGGATTTGCTGTTGTAGCTGATGAAATAAGAATGCTAGCAGAATCATCTAGCACATCAACTACTCAAATCGAAGAATTAATTAAAGTAATTCAAAGTGCCATAAATGAAACTGTTCTAAAGATGAAGAAATTTGAAAAATCTATGGAGGAACAGATTGAGGCTATAAAAAATACAGAGAGTACTTTCTGGGAAATAAAGGATTCAACTTCTAAGGTAGCTAATAAAGTTATAGATGTTTCCAACAGCACTCAAGTTATTGACGAAAATTCCATAGCACTTGAAAGAGCAATCAGTAACATATCATCTGTAGTTGAACAAAATGCTGCGGCTAGTGAAGAGGTTGCTGCATCAACAGAAGAGCAGGTCTCTTCATTAGAAGAAATAAGTACATTGATTAATGATCTTTCTAAGTCTTCAGATAATCTTAAAAATCTTTTAGAAATATATAAAGTGAAATAA
- a CDS encoding class I SAM-dependent methyltransferase: protein MDLEEMSSFFNKRVNEYEEHMMNNVGGANQYYIETAKLIPRGKEINILDLGCGTGLELDEIFKINNTVRVTGIDLAENMLRKIKEKHKDKLDRLTLIVGDYFSCDIGEKVFDAALSVETLHHFNHEQKIKLYKKIVRSLKDNGVYIEADYMAPNQDYEDHCFNENKRIRLELGIKDGFYHYDTPCTVENQIKMLYKSGFKSVEKVFKAENTVILLAKK, encoded by the coding sequence ATGGATTTAGAGGAAATGAGCAGTTTTTTTAACAAACGTGTTAATGAATATGAGGAACATATGATGAATAACGTAGGGGGAGCTAATCAATATTATATTGAAACTGCAAAACTAATTCCTAGAGGGAAAGAGATAAATATACTTGATTTAGGGTGTGGAACGGGACTAGAATTAGATGAGATTTTTAAAATTAATAATACAGTTAGAGTTACGGGAATTGATTTGGCTGAAAATATGCTAAGAAAAATAAAAGAAAAACACAAAGATAAGCTTGATAGACTTACTCTGATTGTAGGAGATTATTTCAGCTGCGATATTGGAGAAAAGGTATTCGATGCAGCTTTATCGGTAGAAACACTACATCATTTTAATCATGAACAGAAAATTAAGTTATACAAAAAGATTGTAAGGTCACTTAAAGATAATGGGGTTTATATTGAAGCTGACTATATGGCGCCTAATCAGGATTATGAAGATCACTGTTTTAACGAAAATAAAAGAATACGTTTAGAATTAGGAATAAAAGATGGATTTTACCATTACGATACTCCATGTACTGTAGAGAATCAAATAAAAATGCTATATAAGTCGGGCTTTAAATCCGTAGAGAAAGTATTTAAGGCCGAAAATACTGTTATTTTACTTGCAAAAAAATAA